A part of Chloroflexota bacterium genomic DNA contains:
- a CDS encoding SAM-dependent methyltransferase: MMEKEFASFRDPSGFLFYQDGVLYRQVNQEYQSHYDQLMKSGLYQELVDNGLMVAHEEVDIAKAPQPELAYKIIQPEKVRFISYPYEWCFHELRSAALMTLRLTRMALSHGMILKDASAYNLQFVDGSWKLIDTLSFETYEEGTPWVAYKQFCQHFLAPLALMAKRDLRLNLMSRLFIDGIPLDVAAKLLPFGTKLNFGLMTHIHLHARTQARYAGKEVKQEEVKGKVSQQALIGLLDSLRNTVKGLSVKTTGTEWAEYYDITNYSDTAFEEKKAIISKFVDEVQPDEVWDLGANNGEFSRIASDRGIFTVAFDIDANAISKAYIQARKSRETNLLPLVMDLTNPSPGLGWAHRERQSLIERGPVPMAFALALVHHLAISNNVPLPKLAQFFGEVCENLVIEFVPKADSQVKRLLASRLDIFDDYTEDGFEAAFKTQFDILHKVSVPESERTLYLMQVKK, translated from the coding sequence ATGATGGAAAAGGAATTTGCATCATTCCGAGACCCCAGTGGGTTCCTGTTTTACCAGGATGGTGTGCTTTATCGGCAGGTGAACCAGGAATACCAGTCCCATTATGACCAACTGATGAAATCCGGTCTGTATCAGGAGTTGGTCGATAATGGTCTGATGGTGGCGCATGAAGAGGTGGATATCGCTAAAGCGCCTCAGCCGGAACTGGCCTATAAGATCATTCAACCGGAAAAGGTCCGTTTCATATCCTATCCCTATGAATGGTGCTTCCATGAACTGCGTAGCGCAGCTTTGATGACCCTGCGCCTGACCCGGATGGCGCTCAGTCACGGCATGATCCTCAAGGACGCCAGCGCCTATAACCTCCAGTTTGTGGATGGCTCCTGGAAATTGATTGATACGCTCTCCTTTGAGACCTATGAAGAGGGCACGCCCTGGGTGGCCTATAAACAATTCTGCCAGCACTTCCTGGCGCCGCTCGCATTGATGGCTAAACGAGACCTCCGCCTGAACCTGATGAGCCGTTTGTTTATAGATGGCATTCCGCTGGACGTGGCCGCCAAGCTGCTCCCCTTCGGGACCAAGTTGAACTTCGGGCTGATGACCCACATCCACCTGCATGCCCGCACACAAGCCCGTTATGCCGGCAAGGAAGTGAAGCAGGAGGAGGTCAAGGGCAAGGTCAGCCAGCAGGCCCTGATTGGGCTGTTGGATAGCCTGCGCAACACCGTCAAGGGCCTATCCGTCAAGACCACCGGCACGGAATGGGCGGAATATTATGACATCACCAATTATTCCGATACAGCTTTTGAGGAAAAGAAAGCGATCATCAGCAAGTTTGTGGATGAGGTCCAACCTGATGAGGTTTGGGACCTGGGCGCTAACAATGGCGAGTTCAGTCGGATCGCCAGCGACCGCGGGATATTCACCGTGGCTTTTGATATTGACGCCAATGCGATTTCCAAAGCCTATATCCAGGCACGCAAATCACGTGAAACGAACCTGCTGCCCCTTGTGATGGATTTGACCAACCCCTCACCCGGTTTGGGTTGGGCGCACCGTGAACGCCAATCGTTGATCGAGCGTGGCCCCGTGCCGATGGCCTTTGCTTTAGCTTTGGTCCATCATTTGGCCATTTCCAATAACGTGCCGCTGCCTAAACTGGCGCAATTCTTTGGTGAGGTTTGTGAGAATCTGGTGATAGAATTTGTTCCCAAGGCCGATTCTCAGGTGAAACGCTTGCTCGCTTCCCGGTTGGATATCTTCGATGACTACACAGAGGACGGATTTGAAGCGGCGTTTAAAACCCAATTTGATATTCTCCACAAGGTTTCAGTCCCCGAATCGGAGCGAACCTTGTATCTGATGCAGGTAAAAAAATAG
- a CDS encoding glycosyltransferase family 2 protein, whose translation MPRIGINPSRGQKLEFTPARTTVAVLVYAPHQAGYFQNRLDVTRMTIESILANTQEPFDLLVFDNGSCPEMVDYLKSLESEGKIDYLILSKRNIGKLNALKIIFNSAPGEIVAYTDDDVFHLPGWLGEHLKIIDAFPNVGAVTGFYIRQRVAMSSESTLAFVNQPGMQTECGLLMPRKWEEEYLINSGRTWERYEQEVAGIEDIIVTYEGLEAWVSAHHFQMVCPKAVIQEVLGEMLPEGWSEAVMGRMVEMDDRMDAKGYLRFCTRRQTVRLMGNAISDEVAELARQSGLEVRAAEPVKKTGGLMQRLVQVKWIRFIVQGIVNRLYRWLNG comes from the coding sequence ATGCCGAGGATTGGGATTAACCCCTCTCGGGGACAGAAACTGGAATTCACACCGGCCCGCACAACGGTAGCGGTGTTGGTTTATGCGCCTCACCAGGCCGGATATTTTCAAAACCGGCTGGACGTAACCCGGATGACTATAGAGAGCATCCTGGCAAATACTCAGGAGCCTTTTGACCTGCTGGTGTTTGATAACGGCAGCTGCCCAGAGATGGTGGATTACCTGAAATCTCTGGAATCTGAAGGGAAGATCGACTACCTGATCCTTTCCAAACGCAACATCGGCAAGCTGAACGCCTTGAAGATCATTTTCAATAGTGCGCCAGGTGAGATCGTGGCCTATACGGATGATGATGTTTTCCATTTGCCGGGCTGGTTGGGTGAGCATTTGAAGATCATTGACGCCTTCCCTAATGTGGGCGCGGTGACCGGTTTCTATATCCGGCAGCGGGTGGCAATGAGCTCCGAGAGCACTCTGGCATTCGTGAACCAGCCGGGGATGCAGACGGAATGCGGCCTGTTGATGCCCCGCAAGTGGGAAGAAGAATATCTGATCAACAGTGGGCGCACCTGGGAGCGCTATGAGCAGGAAGTGGCAGGGATTGAGGATATTATTGTCACTTATGAAGGCCTGGAGGCATGGGTGTCGGCGCATCATTTCCAGATGGTCTGTCCGAAGGCTGTGATCCAGGAAGTCTTGGGGGAAATGCTGCCGGAAGGCTGGAGCGAGGCTGTGATGGGCCGGATGGTTGAGATGGACGACCGGATGGATGCCAAAGGCTATCTTCGCTTCTGCACCCGCCGGCAGACCGTTCGCCTGATGGGCAATGCGATTTCAGATGAAGTGGCTGAACTGGCGCGTCAATCGGGGCTGGAGGTCCGGGCTGCGGAACCGGTGAAAAAGACGGGTGGGTTAATGCAGCGTCTGGTCCAGGTGAAGTGGATTCGCTTCATCGTTCAGGGGATTGTCAACCGGCTCTATCGCTGGTTGAATGGGTGA
- a CDS encoding class I SAM-dependent methyltransferase produces MTCLLCGSEQKKIFDRAESFGYPLIYYQCENCGLVFQSQEESQAADPEFYATTYRKIYQAHEEPTAKDLWVQGQRSQHLITNVRQSGVSAVANMLDIGASAGVLLGAFHQAFGCKITGVEPGEAYRVFAEQKGIRMFPSVEDLVAAKPQRFDLVSMSHVLEHLPDPVGMLRLIRERLLTDDGLLLLEVPNFYAHDSYELAHLACYTPHTLKEVLRQAGFHVMHLARHGVPRSNLLNLYLTVLATPDATKSNPGAVRPEKNVSPKRKIAMLYRRVIQRIFPHRAWLSLPTEKGD; encoded by the coding sequence ATGACCTGTTTACTTTGTGGATCGGAACAAAAGAAGATATTTGACCGGGCGGAATCCTTTGGGTATCCCCTGATTTATTACCAGTGCGAAAACTGCGGTTTGGTGTTCCAATCTCAGGAGGAGAGCCAGGCAGCGGACCCTGAATTTTATGCAACCACCTACCGGAAGATCTATCAGGCGCATGAGGAGCCAACAGCTAAGGACCTTTGGGTGCAGGGCCAACGCTCACAGCACTTGATAACCAATGTGCGGCAATCCGGGGTGAGCGCAGTGGCGAATATGCTGGATATCGGCGCATCAGCCGGTGTGCTGCTGGGGGCCTTTCATCAGGCTTTTGGCTGCAAGATCACTGGCGTGGAACCGGGTGAAGCCTACCGGGTTTTTGCCGAACAAAAGGGAATTCGAATGTTCCCCAGCGTGGAGGACCTGGTTGCTGCCAAGCCCCAGCGGTTTGATCTGGTGAGCATGAGCCATGTGCTGGAGCATCTGCCCGATCCGGTCGGGATGCTGCGGCTCATTCGGGAACGGCTGCTTACGGATGACGGGCTGCTGTTACTGGAAGTGCCTAATTTCTATGCTCACGATAGCTATGAACTGGCGCACCTGGCCTGCTACACGCCGCATACCTTGAAGGAAGTCCTCAGGCAGGCGGGCTTTCATGTTATGCATTTGGCGCGGCATGGCGTTCCCCGTTCAAACCTGCTGAACTTGTACCTGACGGTTCTCGCCACGCCTGACGCAACGAAATCAAACCCTGGCGCTGTTCGACCAGAGAAAAATGTCAGCCCAAAGCGTAAAATTGCCATGCTCTATCGCCGGGTGATCCAGCGGATCTTCCCGCACCGGGCCTGGCTTTCCCTGCCGACAGAGAAGGGTGACTAA
- a CDS encoding glycosyltransferase family protein: MTHRNSNTVAIIQARMGSSRLPGKVLRDIGGQPMLYRVVVRARHAQTVGKVVVATTTDAGDDPVEVFCNQQGFPVFRGDPYDVLDRYFQAAVTYHAETVVRLTADCPLLDPGEVDRTVLAFEDAHVDFAANRLPPPWKRTTPIGMDTEVVTMAALTRAWQEADAKYAREHVMPYLYEEPGRFKTLLVDHTPDWGDVRLTVDTPEDLELIRQITAHFGNGNDFGMSEAVQYLLAHPELGAINAGIHHKTFKDVDDRG, translated from the coding sequence ATGACGCATAGAAATTCAAATACCGTTGCCATTATCCAGGCCCGGATGGGATCCAGCCGGCTGCCGGGTAAGGTGCTGCGGGATATCGGCGGTCAGCCGATGTTGTATCGGGTGGTCGTTCGTGCCCGTCATGCCCAGACGGTCGGGAAGGTGGTGGTTGCCACCACGACCGATGCCGGCGATGACCCGGTGGAGGTGTTTTGCAATCAGCAGGGATTCCCGGTTTTCCGGGGCGATCCCTATGATGTCCTGGACCGCTATTTTCAGGCGGCTGTCACCTATCATGCGGAGACGGTCGTTCGCCTTACGGCGGACTGCCCATTACTGGATCCAGGTGAGGTTGACCGAACGGTCCTCGCGTTTGAGGACGCACATGTGGATTTTGCGGCGAATCGTTTGCCGCCACCCTGGAAACGCACGACCCCAATTGGCATGGATACCGAAGTGGTGACGATGGCCGCGCTCACCCGCGCCTGGCAGGAAGCGGACGCCAAATATGCCCGTGAACATGTGATGCCCTATCTTTATGAGGAGCCTGGTCGTTTCAAGACCCTGCTGGTGGATCACACCCCGGATTGGGGCGATGTGCGGCTGACAGTTGATACTCCGGAGGACCTGGAGCTGATCCGCCAAATCACCGCCCATTTTGGCAATGGCAATGACTTCGGCATGTCGGAGGCCGTCCAGTATCTTCTGGCGCATCCCGAGCTGGGTGCGATCAATGCCGGCATCCATCACAAGACATTTAAGGACGTGGATGACCGCGGTTAG
- a CDS encoding glycosyltransferase family 4 protein: MRVLYFTERDTPHDRRFLSALAGSEHQVFALRLKACEPLTPKGITECEWPEGLPELTHWAGWQAGAKQLSTFLADLKPDLVHAGPVQGPALLTALIGYHPLVTMSWGSDLLRTAQRSPWMRYATQCTLDRTDVFLGDCQAVADAAAGFGFPHEKMVLFPWGVDLDTFSQTNGFEEGEDLREELGWNDNFVVLCNRSWAPLYGVDLLARAFSKAARQEPQLRLLLVGDGPQAELIHKILDPLGEVVHFAGRLSQVRQPAYYHAADLYVSPSHSDGSSISLLEAMACGRTVLVSDIPSNREWVEDGVNGRLFEDGSAVDLTAKLVEMVRDPGQFDYRWLAHVTATERADWRRNFIELLKAYKMV, from the coding sequence ATGCGAGTCCTCTACTTCACCGAACGAGATACGCCGCACGACCGGCGATTTCTGTCGGCTTTGGCGGGGTCAGAACATCAGGTTTTTGCGCTTCGGCTGAAGGCCTGTGAGCCGCTGACTCCCAAGGGCATCACGGAATGTGAATGGCCGGAGGGGCTGCCGGAACTTACCCATTGGGCAGGCTGGCAGGCGGGAGCGAAACAGCTCTCCACATTTTTAGCCGACCTCAAGCCTGACCTGGTGCACGCCGGACCGGTGCAAGGACCTGCCTTGTTGACGGCACTGATTGGATACCATCCCCTGGTGACAATGTCCTGGGGCTCGGACCTGTTGCGGACGGCCCAGCGCAGCCCGTGGATGCGTTACGCCACCCAGTGCACATTGGACCGGACGGACGTCTTCCTGGGTGATTGCCAGGCAGTGGCGGATGCAGCAGCGGGATTTGGCTTCCCGCATGAAAAGATGGTTTTATTCCCCTGGGGAGTGGACCTTGATACCTTTTCTCAAACCAATGGTTTTGAGGAGGGGGAAGACCTGCGTGAGGAGCTGGGTTGGAATGATAATTTTGTGGTACTCTGCAACCGCTCCTGGGCGCCGCTCTATGGGGTAGACCTGCTGGCCCGGGCTTTTTCAAAGGCCGCCAGGCAGGAACCCCAATTGCGGCTGTTGCTGGTTGGGGATGGCCCTCAAGCAGAGTTGATCCACAAGATCCTCGACCCGTTGGGCGAGGTGGTTCATTTCGCCGGCCGGCTCAGCCAGGTACGGCAACCCGCCTATTATCATGCGGCAGATCTTTATGTCAGCCCCTCGCACAGTGATGGTTCTTCGATTTCACTGTTGGAAGCAATGGCTTGCGGTCGAACGGTGTTGGTTTCGGATATCCCCAGTAACCGCGAGTGGGTGGAGGATGGTGTGAATGGTCGTTTGTTTGAGGATGGCTCTGCGGTGGACCTGACGGCAAAACTGGTTGAAATGGTGAGAGACCCGGGGCAGTTTGACTATAGGTGGCTGGCGCATGTCACAGCGACAGAACGTGCGGATTGGCGGCGGAATTTTATCGAGCTGCTGAAGGCTTATAAGATGGTGTAA
- a CDS encoding N-acetylneuraminate synthase family protein gives MELKIGNHLIGKEHPTYFIADIAANHDGSLERAKLLIRLAKEAGADAAKFQNFQAPKIVSDYGFTHMNGQVSHQAKWKKSVSEVYASASVPFDWTPVLKQTCDEVGIDYFSSPYDFEAIDMLEDYVPAYKIGSGDITWIEACERMASKGKPVLLATGASTIGDVQRAVEAILAINPQLVLMQCNTNYTAADGNFDNIHLNVLRTYHSMYPDLILGLSDHTHGHATVLGAVTLGARVVEKHFTDDNNREGPDHPFAMNPQTWAEMVRATRQLERAMGSGDKFVADNEMETVVIQRRCLRAARDLQLGEIVTREMIDVLRPASTGAIMPYEVDDLIGLKVLERIPAGQDLRWSQFGNS, from the coding sequence ATGGAATTGAAGATTGGCAATCACCTGATTGGAAAAGAACATCCCACTTATTTCATTGCAGATATCGCCGCCAACCATGACGGCAGCCTGGAGCGCGCCAAGCTCCTGATCCGCCTGGCCAAAGAAGCTGGAGCGGACGCCGCCAAGTTCCAAAACTTCCAGGCGCCCAAGATCGTCTCGGATTACGGCTTCACCCACATGAACGGCCAGGTGTCTCACCAGGCCAAATGGAAGAAGTCCGTGTCGGAAGTCTATGCCTCAGCCTCAGTCCCCTTTGACTGGACGCCGGTGTTGAAGCAGACCTGTGACGAGGTGGGGATCGACTATTTCTCCTCGCCCTATGACTTTGAGGCGATTGATATGCTGGAAGACTACGTCCCGGCCTACAAGATCGGTTCAGGGGATATCACTTGGATTGAAGCCTGTGAGCGGATGGCTAGCAAGGGCAAGCCGGTGCTGCTGGCAACCGGCGCCTCCACCATTGGCGATGTGCAGCGGGCTGTGGAAGCGATTTTGGCGATCAATCCCCAACTGGTGCTGATGCAATGCAATACCAATTACACCGCCGCGGACGGCAATTTTGACAATATTCACCTGAATGTGCTCAGGACCTATCATTCGATGTACCCGGACCTGATTTTGGGCCTTTCGGATCACACCCACGGCCATGCGACTGTGCTGGGTGCGGTGACATTGGGCGCAAGGGTGGTGGAAAAGCACTTCACGGATGATAATAACCGGGAAGGGCCAGATCATCCCTTTGCAATGAACCCGCAAACCTGGGCCGAGATGGTCAGGGCCACCCGACAGCTGGAAAGGGCGATGGGTTCCGGCGACAAGTTTGTGGCGGACAATGAAATGGAAACTGTGGTGATCCAGCGGCGTTGCCTGCGGGCCGCGCGGGACCTGCAACTCGGTGAGATCGTGACGCGTGAGATGATTGACGTGTTGCGACCGGCATCAACGGGCGCGATCATGCCGTATGAGGTTGATGATCTGATCGGATTGAAAGTGCTGGAACGAATCCCGGCCGGGCAGGATCTGCGCTGGTCGCAATTTGGGAATTCCTGA
- a CDS encoding SDR family oxidoreductase yields the protein MRLLVTGASGLLGLNLSLVAARQGDEVTGLVHSRSLQGVPFEVRQANLLETDAALQVVEASQPDAIIHCAAIASINLAEQQPELTQKLNAEVPGKLAAAAQGWGVPFVHISTDAVFDGVKGDYRETDPTGPLSIYGRAKLAGEQAVQSANPDAIIARTVFYGWSLSGKRSLAEFFFNQLTAGEPMKGFTDTVFCPLYVEDLAQALLEMIEKRLSGVYHVVASEHLSKYDFAVRIAQQFGLNPDLIEPVQAEKENRIVPRSLNLTLNTEKLQTALGHALPGVEAGLTRFYDRWVEGYPQTLQGYRA from the coding sequence ATGCGACTCCTGGTGACCGGCGCAAGCGGGCTCTTAGGGCTGAACCTCAGCCTGGTGGCCGCTCGTCAGGGGGATGAGGTGACCGGGCTGGTCCATTCCCGCTCGCTGCAGGGCGTTCCGTTTGAGGTCCGGCAGGCAAACCTGCTGGAGACGGATGCGGCCTTGCAAGTTGTCGAGGCCAGCCAACCGGATGCGATCATTCACTGCGCCGCAATTGCCAGCATCAATTTGGCTGAACAACAGCCTGAGCTGACCCAAAAATTGAATGCCGAAGTCCCCGGAAAGCTCGCCGCAGCTGCTCAAGGTTGGGGTGTGCCGTTTGTGCATATCTCTACCGATGCGGTATTTGATGGTGTCAAGGGAGACTATCGCGAAACGGACCCCACCGGGCCGCTCAGCATTTATGGCCGCGCCAAACTGGCCGGTGAGCAGGCTGTTCAATCCGCTAATCCGGATGCGATCATCGCCCGCACGGTCTTTTATGGCTGGAGCCTTTCCGGCAAGCGCAGCCTGGCGGAATTCTTTTTCAACCAGCTGACCGCCGGTGAACCGATGAAGGGCTTTACCGATACGGTGTTCTGCCCGCTTTATGTCGAAGATCTGGCGCAGGCGTTGTTGGAGATGATTGAAAAGCGATTGAGCGGGGTGTATCATGTGGTCGCATCGGAGCATTTGAGTAAATATGACTTCGCGGTACGGATCGCCCAGCAATTTGGCCTAAACCCTGATCTTATTGAGCCTGTGCAGGCAGAAAAAGAAAATCGGATTGTGCCCCGGTCATTGAATCTGACTCTGAATACGGAAAAATTACAGACAGCGCTGGGGCATGCCCTGCCCGGTGTGGAAGCGGGACTGACCCGGTTTTATGACCGCTGGGTTGAAGGTTACCCACAGACCCTGCAGGGTTATCGAGCCTGA
- the pseB gene encoding UDP-N-acetylglucosamine 4,6-dehydratase (inverting), producing the protein MDWTNKNILVTGGTGSFGKKFVEVMLKEYHPARLIIFSRDELKQHEMRMAGFNQPNLRYFIGDIRDLPRLKRAFNGVDIVVHAAALKQVPACEYNPMEAIKTNILGSSNVVDAALDAGVEKVLALSTDKAVNPVNLYGATKLAAEKLMVQSNAYAGGTNTRFSCVRYGNVVGSRGSVVPLFIKQRDSGQVTLTDDRMTRFWISLDQGVRFVIRCIEQMDGGEVFVPKIPSMKMTDLAKAIAPEAEIKVIGIRPGEKLHEVLISEDEARTTVELDDMYVVQPAAALWFGHHWQDLGKALPDDYHYASDNNTEWLSLEGIKDLVAPFEKKGPAN; encoded by the coding sequence ATGGATTGGACCAATAAGAACATACTGGTGACCGGAGGAACGGGTTCCTTTGGCAAGAAGTTTGTGGAAGTGATGCTCAAGGAATATCACCCCGCCCGGTTGATCATTTTCAGCCGTGACGAACTGAAACAGCATGAAATGCGGATGGCAGGCTTCAATCAGCCCAACCTGCGCTATTTCATCGGCGATATCCGTGACCTGCCCCGGCTCAAGCGGGCTTTTAATGGTGTGGACATTGTAGTGCACGCTGCGGCGCTCAAACAGGTGCCCGCTTGTGAATATAACCCGATGGAAGCGATCAAGACCAATATCCTCGGCAGCAGCAATGTGGTTGATGCCGCATTGGATGCCGGTGTGGAAAAGGTGCTGGCGCTCAGCACCGATAAAGCCGTCAATCCGGTGAACCTCTATGGCGCCACAAAGCTGGCCGCCGAAAAACTGATGGTGCAGAGCAACGCCTATGCCGGCGGCACCAACACCCGCTTCAGTTGCGTCCGCTATGGTAACGTGGTGGGCTCTCGCGGCAGTGTGGTCCCCCTGTTCATTAAACAGCGTGACAGCGGCCAGGTGACCCTGACCGATGACCGCATGACCCGTTTCTGGATTTCGCTGGACCAGGGCGTGCGCTTCGTCATCCGCTGCATTGAACAGATGGATGGCGGCGAGGTCTTCGTCCCGAAGATCCCCAGCATGAAAATGACCGACCTGGCTAAGGCGATTGCCCCTGAGGCTGAGATCAAGGTGATCGGCATTCGCCCCGGCGAGAAGCTGCACGAAGTCCTGATCTCAGAAGATGAGGCCCGCACCACCGTTGAACTGGACGATATGTACGTGGTTCAGCCCGCCGCGGCGCTCTGGTTTGGGCACCACTGGCAGGATCTTGGCAAGGCGCTGCCGGATGACTATCACTATGCCAGCGATAACAACACCGAGTGGCTCTCGTTGGAGGGCATCAAAGATCTTGTCGCACCTTTTGAAAAGAAAGGTCCCGCTAACTAA